agcaggctaaaggttaattaccTGTAACTTTATGCTTTCACATATTTTTCAGGTTATGAACTGTCTCCCAGTGCAGCCGCCAATTTTACAAGAAAGAATCTTGCAGATTATCTCAGGAGTCAGGTAATTTCTGAATTATTATCTGAATTATTAGAGAGTTTGTTATTTCAAAGGTGTACATGTAGCAGTCCTTTGCATAATAAGCATCTGGTAACAATAGAGACTTATATCGTATCATATAGTTATACAGAGTTTGTTAATTggaagtttatattaaaatctcttaagAAAGGTACAGGGTAAAACAAGATTTTCAAACAGAATCAGGATTCAGTGATTGTGTTTTGAAATGATAACAAGATTTTTAAGAGATGCAGTTCGTAAAATTCTTGTTGATAATAGTAACTTCTCTCACTTTACTCAAGTTATTCTGATGGACATAGCAAACTACAGTACAACCGCGATCCTatgaaaagccaagggaccggccgttgttttcgtaatatcgcatcttcgttcgagcgtagcataggaaatttcgctatacagcaccttaatatctacacgtcgtaacccgtgatatttaaacgTGATTTTCTATaggagtacatgtataccaattttatatgtacatctaggtttactacaaatcttattcgaatctgaactcagatggtatctggaatgtaaaacgttttttttttcttcactttttattcactgtacattaAACATATATAGGGTACAATGTTGCACGAGAACAAAAAATCGcaattgcatattccgataccctcagctaccctttactgaattgtttggaataataaaacgacaataaacagacgatcaggacttaaatatttttttttctttatgcagtgattgtttgagacgtatagatatcgaagcaagtgtgactggtttgccatccgatctgatagttataagagaaaaaattaaccactaacttttgtcatagtgtacagcgtatgtgtttcgaatttgattactaagttttcacactttaattactgtttacgcccagctaaatgatagtgacactttccactctaaagcgttttcacgccgttatggaaggtgtgaaaatttagacgatacagatatttgtaaaatcgcaacttaaacaagttgaaaacatgctttaaggacataacaatacattcgtaggagcgcatttttcgtaaaattgcattttcgtaaaaccgccaatttgtaacatagaaataagaaggaaagcagccgggaccacaaaaccttttcgtagtataccggtattccGTTAGATTGTGATTCatagcatcgcgaatgcactgtacccgcccgcttagctcagtagggagagcgttggtctaccgatcgcggggtcgcgagttcgatccccaggcagggcgtatgttctccgtgacgatttgataaaagacattgtgtctgaaatcattcgtcctccacctctgataattcatgtggggaagttggcagttacctgcggagaacagggtttgtactggtacagaatccaggaacactggttaggttaactgcccgccgttacatgactgaaatactgttgaaaaacggcgttaaacccaaaacaaacaaacaaacaaaaactgtttttgtCATAAAGACCTTAGATGAAGTAAATTGGTTGTATCAAAAATGTTCGTTTGCTTTCAGGTTATCActgtttttcatcagtatttcagtcatgtaacagtcGGCACTTACTGGTTTCTGAACCAAAAGCtgtttagtttttagctcgactattcgaagaataggggagctatcctactcaccctggcgtcggcgtgagcgtcacacaaatgttaaagtttgcgtaccaccccaaatattttcaaagtccattgagatattgctttcatattttgcacaattgtttaccatcatgaccccagtctgtgaaaaagaggaggcaactctatcaagcattttgactgaattatggcccctttttgacttagaatatgcttattgtaatgttaaagttttactcattgcttatattatactatcaagcactgagaatagtcaagcgcgctgtccactgacagctcttgttttccttcTTATTGTTACTAGTATCTTGTGTGTAGGTTAAATACCGGTACTTCAATAAATTTTAACGCACAGTCACTATTTAAGATTAAAAGATGCAGATTTCATGTAGTTCACTCGTTATGTGATTGACATGATgtagtatatgtacatgtacctatcTCTTATTAGTCTTAATAATTTTAAACTCATGCCAGTGCCTTGAACAAAGGCATATTTGTGATTTTGATTGTGATATTTCAGACACCATACATGGTAAACCTGTTGTTGGCGGGCTATGATAAGGATGAGGGACCGTCCCTATACTTCATGGACTATCTAGCCTCTCTCAACAAACTGCCATTTGCTGCCCATGGTTATGGAGCTCTTTTCACAATGAGTATCATGGATAGACACTACTATGAAGGTATTGCATTGTGTGCTTTCTGGAATATTTtggatataattatattactgCGAGTTGCCTCTGCtaagttaacccttatcatgctggacataatTGATTCTGCCATTAAGACCacgtgtagatcatgatcagcctgcacatccatgcagtctgattttgatctgcactgttcgcctttctgtcagtatctttttggtatgcacccttgaagttgttaacagttaatggtactctccaaattgaataatggatcagtccattttagaaatttagcagtgtaagggttataTAATGCAGTATTTAGTCTGTTATCCGTACAGTACAATACAGATATACAATATTTATAATGGCATGGTGCAAGCATAGTACAGATGTGTTGAATTAGAAAACTGCACTGCAGTGATATTAAAGTAAATTTTGTTGCATCCAAATTTTTCTTGATGAAactggttttcatataaaaagttgataaaaactttatttcatgCGATATATTGATATGTGTTGGTCTTTTATGggtttttattgtaatttactaaatatttaaattgtttcaAATTTGTAACATTACAGTTTCAGTTCGTTCCAGCATACTCAAAGTACATGTAATGTATTGGGCTGTGGTCTTTGGTTATAAAACTGAAGTTAAAAACCAGTCTCAGATTTAAGGTTATAGAGAAttaagaccagtctcaaaacttagacatttgattggctgtttctgCACACATTTTTGAAGTAGACCAATGGCTAGTCAGCAAGGTAGACTGGTATCCAAAGTCATTTTAACTACTTAGAGCCAGTACATACTAAAACATAAGATAAGATTACACAATAAAGTTGAATTGCCTGACAGTATTTTTCTTGCACAGAAACTGACATTTCCAGTGATATTACCCATGCAAGctaaacccatctggcacccacTAGGCCATATGACTCCCATGCTGTTAATGACAATTAACGATTCCTGCATTGATTATATACTGTTTATGTGAAACAAAGAAAGTATttagttttgctttatttattctattatttggtAAGATATGGTATGCCAAAAATAATCTACCACTGTTAGTAGAtacagatgggaatttccggttcTCCGGTAACTGTTTTAACAGTAACTTTACAGATCCTCAGTACCTGCCAAAACAGTTAACCTAGAACCAGGTATAACCATCTGCAGtgggtgtaaaaaaaaaagtgttgtttctggtatcctgacctttgacctaccctaaatttttggcctgaccctaaatgtttttatggccttggagggttttttttcaactttttaacaaaaagtggcaaaactgcattttttatgctttaaacatggtcagtgatgttagaaatcaacttactgatgctctaaaggcataacccctgtttgtattcattttttgacacaaaaataattactGAAAAGACCcacttaaaaaacaagaggaccaatcgctcacctgtctccacatgacccaattttcatgaagatccattgaaaaatatggcttctagagcggtcacaaggtttttctattatttgacctaatgacctagtttttgaaggcacatgacccagttttgaacttgacctagatattatcaaggtaaacattctcaccaattttcatgaagatctcatgaagagtatggcctctagagaggtcacaaggtttttctatttttatacctactgacctagttttgaccacatgtgaccaagtttcaaactttatcaagatatcatcaaggtgaacattcagacaaattttcatgaagatccattgaaaaatatggcctctagagtggtcacaaggcttttctatttttagacctactgacctagtttttgatggcacatgacccagttttgaacttgacctagacatcatcaagatgaacattctgaccaattttcatgaaaatccattgaaaagtatggcctctagagaggtcacaaggtttttctatttttagacctactgacctagtttttgaccgcagtagacccagtttcaaacttgacctagatatcatcaagatgaacattcagaccatttttcatacagatcccatgaaaaatatggcctctagagaggtcacaaggtttttctattatttgacctactgacctagtttttgaaggcaagtgacccagtttcgaactggacctagatatcatcaaggtgaacattctgaccaattttcatgaagatcctgaaaaatacggcctctagagaggtcacaaggtttttctatttttagacctactgacctactttttgaccgcagttgacccagttttgaacttgacctagatatcattaagaagtacattcaaaccaactttcatacagatcccctgaaaaatatggcctctagagaggtcacaaggtttttctattatttgacctactgacctagtttttgatggcacttggcccagtttcgaacttgacctagatatcatcaagataaacattctgaccaattttcatgaagatccattgaaaagtatggcctctagagaggtcacaaggtttttctatttttagacctgctgacctagttttcgaccgcaagtgacccagtttcgaacttgacctagataccatcaagatgaatattctgaccaactttcataaagatcccatgaaaaatgtgacctctagagtggtcacaagcaaaagtttacagacggacgcaTGCACAAAGGACAACAGACGccacgcaatcacaaaagctcacattgtcactctgtgacaggtgagctaaaaaaagatcaaaaaaaaatttactgacctacctccataattttttttagcattttaccggaaacaaacattttttttgttaggcCTTAACAGTCAGTGACAGATGATTAACCTTTCCTTCTATGGGAACAAGAATTTAgttagtaaatatttcatttcagatatAACACTTGAGGAAGCCAAGGAACTCTTATCAAAGTGTGTAAATGAGGTAATGTTGTTGAAatcatatttttctgaaaaagttTATTTCAGTTCAGATATCATATTGGTGATAAGATAGATCCCAGATTGACAGCTGTGGTTTACCTAAAGTACTGCTTACTTCATTTCTATTAAATGATTATTTATTAGAACTATACAGTTACGGCCTTTTCTCAGGTTGATAAATCACCAAATTGACACAACCTAACTGGGAGCTATTGTTAATTTATGACCAAAGATGTATTTTTCCCATGGTAAAAATTGTAAAGAATTTTAATACGCCCGAAGgaatgtattatgttatacctcTGATGTTCATCTCTTAGCAATTtagtgtccgctttgtaactctgtaaccccttgaaggattacaaagaaacttgacagaaatgttcaccacatcaagacaatgtgcagagcacatgttttggatggctaacttcaaggtcaaggtcacacggttcaaaggtcatatgagtttgttttgtgtctgctctgtaactcttgaactgcttgaaggattttaaagaaacttggcacaaatattcaccacatcgagacgacgtgcagagcgcatgtttcgaatGGCTTGCTTCAacatcaaggtcaaaggtcatgccttcgggtgtatattgctccgcattctggtgctcttgtttatatattttatgttaatttaattagatatcctaaatgttttataacagtcatttacaaataaaatcaaagttgaatttctaaaaaaataatgaaaaatggctgaaatttacaatggaaatttGTTGATTATAAATTGAAATCTAatcaacatattttgaaaacataagGTCTTATTACCACCCTTAGAGTTCGTAGAATGATATATAACGTTGATTGTATTCCCTTACAGAGAAATTAAGGAAAAACTTATGGAAAAGGATCAAACTGTAGTTATATTCGTAATTTATGTTGAAATTTTGTGTTtcacatttgttaaaaaatgtttagatCTGCTTGACAACCAACATAATGTTGTAATTTCAGATTCGACAGAGGTTTATTGTAAACATGCCGACATTCAAGGTTCGCTGCGTAGATAAAGATGGAGTTCGTGATCTTCCCGATATAGTTGCAACGACAACACCCTCATAACAAATCTCATTATTCAttattaaaaagcatttttttctatCATCGCCGCACTGACATCTGACATGCGAAAAAACTTCCCACACCAGTTTAGTCACTGAAAATAAGTGTACTTTCTCTGAAGATATAGTTTGTTAAATGTACTAGTATGTTTCTTTTAAGATATTAGTGAGAAGGAATTAACACTTTTTGGTTACGAATTGCCGACATGCGAAGCCCActatgaattattttaatttgataatgtAACTGttacaaaacaataaacaaatgccattttaaaaaaaattaaagcacATACTTCTTTACTGCTTATACACAGCAAATTTGCTGAAAAATTAACAGGAAAAGTCTGAATTTTCACCACATTATTTTCAGTGACCATCTAGGTGTGGAGGATGTCTTAGATCAATTGAATTCAACTTAGAAATGAATTTGAGATGTCATTTTAGAGTAGACATCTGTGAATTGATAAAGGAAACAGGAATTTACTGATTGACTATCGTTTCAGAGTAACTTTAGATCAAGCACCTcagtatgtttttgtttaaatgcaCGAAAGGCCGAGTTTCTGCAGGATTGAAATAATTTCATCagtttatttctgttcatttctACACAGCTGGTGTAATTATAAAAGTGTATTGGAATATTATGGGaacaatatttacaaaagcaGTTTCTTGACTGATATAAATCTGTTGTTAAAACACAAAAAGTGCTGTATTGTTGTATGTGCTGACAATTTCAATCTTTTAATAAATTATTGAACTTTccaaattgtttcttttttcaccAACACAAATAACGGAGAAAGACTGGCTGGACGAAAACACCCTTCCCTAAGAAGAAAAACGTGCTGCATATGCTGCAGTGAAGTTACAAGAGCGTGTTTGCACATGATAACCGACATTTCCATGCgttgtaaaacatatattggtggcatttttagctcgacttttcataaaatagtagagctattggactcgtccATGCGTTGGCGTCCAGatttagttaaggttttgtatgtaagctggtatctcagtactcactaatgagaatggattgaaacttcacacacttatttactgtgataaactgacttacattgcacaggttccataactctattttgcttttttacaaaattattcccctttatcgacttagaaacttttggttaaggttttgtatgaaagttggtatttcagtactcactaatgggaatgaattgaaatttcacatacttgttcactgtcatgatctgacatgcacaaagcaggtcccataactctattcatttttttttcaaaattatgcccctttttcgacttagcagtttttggataagtttttgtatgtaagctggtatctcagtatccactaatgggaaaggattaaaacttcacacacttgttcactgtcatgatatgacatgcagtgcaaagggtcaataacgccatttgcattttacaaaattatgcctctttttcaactatttggttaaattcttatatgtaagttggtatcttggtacccactaatgggaatggattgaaactttacacacctgtccactgtcatgagctgataagcactatgcaggttccataaccctgttttgcctttttactaaattatgcccctttttcgacttttgtattctttcagttgacatggctgttgaatagtcgagcgttgctgtcctccgacaactCTTGTTTAACTAGTTGATATGAAATAACGAGTTCAGTTCAAACCCCATTGGATTTAGGTAGTTAAAAGATCTTAGTTTTAGGTTTTATTGTTCATTAAAGTTTTCAGACCAGTTTTTATGTCCTTAGCTTATGTATAATGCACCCCCTtacaatgataggtcatatggcgactttccagctttgatggtggagaaagaccccaggtgcccctccgtgcattatttcatcaaggggccggcacctgggtagaaccaccaaccttctgtaagccagctggatgacttcctcacatgaagaattcaacaccaggactgaggctcgaacccacaatggtgaggggcaagtgatttgaagtcagcgaccctaaccactgggccacggaggctccaagaaaagtgaccacgccccctggcagccatgtttttgacaaatcctaataatttgaacaaccttgacaGAAGGTtatataaggaccatttgtgtgaattttttttgAAGTCTGACCAGCGGTTTAATAGATGTTGTTagaagctttttctatttttagctctggcagcccctaagtgcaaccaagcagaaccgtttgaacaactttgaaagaggatcACCCAAAGAATatccagaccaagtttcatcaacttccacctaATGGGTTCAGAGGAGAGTGGGCCATCTTTAACCCCAGGGagataatttggacaatttttgtaaaggactactatacaatgctacacaccaaatatcaaagccctaagccatgtAGTTTTTCAAAGttatccctatataagtctatataaccatgtgaccaccagggcagggccatacttgaccctagtgggataatttgaacaatctttgtagaggaccactagatgatgttacatagcaaagccctatgacctgtggttttggacaagaagatttttaaagtttttccatttggttctatggcaaccagagttctgtatggaattcaattctttaaacaatttttaaagcaGACCATCCAAGTAACATCCCTGTGTAGTTTTCATCAAAactggcctgatggtttaggaggagatgttgtttaaaggaaagtgagGGCGGACGGACTACAGACAGTgaacgatcacaatagctcacccctaGCACTTTGTGCTCGtgcgagctaaaaaacaaaagaaaaatgtcaatCAACATTGAATTTATTCAAGTATGTGTACATTATCATAACATACTTTTGATATTTCAACAATGATAAAATTCATGCACAGAAGAAACTTCAtttacaacagggttaccacAGAAATACTACTGTTACTATGGTAACATAACAAACATGCAAAATGCCCACTAAAAACAAGTTTCTTAAGCTTCTCTAGAAGACCTTTCatcagtaacaaaaacaaagaaatctgGCATTATCTTTATATAAGGGTACATTTATGAATATTGAATTTTAGCCTTGGCTAAAAAAAAGTAATAGAAATTGTACTGCAATCAGGCATTTATCATTCCATGTGGTTTGAGGATAACTTTGgtatgaaaagaattgaaaccactgtcttacccttgcatgatcagaGATGATGCATGATGGGAGACTAATACGCTTTAACACTTGGGGTTGCTGCCAGCAGGTATAAATATATTGATTCTATAATACGTACTTTACTTTCATAGTAAATAAGATCTGAAACCAAAattttagtcctgtttggtgccaaaTTAACCTGTACCAGGGTGGTGCACCATAAATCCCAAATCAACATAAGAACCTATCACACTGCATGAACCAAGCACATGACCCAACAAGACTGCTACTGTACGTAACATTAACCTGAAAATCTTGTACTGTGCATAGATACTTATTTCTGTGGGCATTTTTATCAGCACTTATTGCAGAAGATGAGTCTacaaacaaattaacaaatttcatcataatttcatatcacatttaCAACAAAAAACTATATATATTAATAGTAACTGTATATCCACTTTCAAGTTTAACCAGAAAAGAGAAATTCAGCTGTAAAGCTAAATAAGTGAATATTAATACAGTAAAACTTGGATCTAGTGAACTCATCGGgacagcaaatttatttttataaccgAAGTTCATGTAATGAACAATTCATAAATCACTGAAGAGATAACAAACCTGGTAAATATAGTTTGAACTCTCCTACTCCGatacttgaaatttcattttgcGACTTTACTAAATCCGACTTCATTTTATCAATCAAATACAGATTAGCGAAAAGCAAAACTAGATATTGACCTGTCTTGTTTATATCTGAATATTTGCTACAGCGAAGTCTGTTATAAAtaagttttattgtattttgtaatctaacataccgtagatacccatgtataatgcgcacccgtgtattaTGCGCATCCCCGATTTTGGCCcgaaatcctgggaaaaaaaaaataattttttggtcaattttgaggtggatggaaaacgaaagtagagtttacatcgacactggtaataaattttatctccgcggtgGAGAGCAgtatcggtctcacggtactatcgatttttgttttctcgaaaataaaaccaataaaatattgttttatttgttgttttacctttttaattaactattttgaataaataaacagcagctgatttaatatttcgtaatggtatttttcaaaatgacatgagcttctcaattcagaccaataacaaaaggtgtgatagtctttttgtcacaaacaaatagccaataattacc
The sequence above is a segment of the Mercenaria mercenaria strain notata chromosome 3, MADL_Memer_1, whole genome shotgun sequence genome. Coding sequences within it:
- the LOC123524656 gene encoding proteasome subunit beta type-2-like, whose translation is MECLIGIQGKDFVLVAADTVSARSIVSMKQDYDKMFKLNDNLLMLVTGESGDTVQFAEYIGKNIQLYKMRNGYELSPSAAANFTRKNLADYLRSQTPYMVNLLLAGYDKDEGPSLYFMDYLASLNKLPFAAHGYGALFTMSIMDRHYYEDITLEEAKELLSKCVNEIRQRFIVNMPTFKVRCVDKDGVRDLPDIVATTTPS